From the genome of Candidatus Eisenbacteria bacterium, one region includes:
- the rfbD gene encoding dTDP-4-dehydrorhamnose reductase → MRAVVTGARGMLGHALVPALASAGWDVFPLDKLDADVTRRDQLRRVFAEARPDWVFHLAAFTRVNECEHREEYARLVNGHGAGNAASAAAEVGAAVLFVSSDYVFDGRASEPYREDHPTAPLNAYGRSKAEGEKATRAMNPRHLIVRTAWLFGHGGRNFPDLILEKARRGEKLSVVNDQTGSPTWTRALAPALVRLVATGQLGTFHCTCSGQCNWFQLAVHLVEREGLDVPVQAIASESLGPPTRPAFSVLDNRRYEEATGDRMPCWKESIDAYLDSRSADHAIGEGT, encoded by the coding sequence GTGAGAGCGGTGGTGACCGGCGCTCGAGGAATGCTCGGACATGCGCTGGTGCCGGCGCTCGCATCCGCCGGTTGGGACGTCTTCCCGCTCGACAAGCTGGACGCGGATGTCACGCGCCGCGACCAGCTGCGCCGGGTTTTCGCGGAGGCGCGGCCCGACTGGGTCTTTCACCTGGCTGCTTTCACCAGGGTCAACGAGTGCGAGCATCGCGAGGAATACGCGCGGCTGGTGAACGGGCACGGCGCAGGCAATGCCGCCAGCGCCGCCGCCGAGGTGGGAGCGGCGGTGCTGTTCGTATCCTCGGACTACGTGTTCGACGGCCGCGCCTCGGAGCCTTACCGCGAGGATCATCCGACCGCTCCACTCAACGCCTATGGAAGATCCAAGGCCGAGGGCGAGAAGGCCACCCGCGCCATGAACCCGCGCCATCTGATCGTACGCACCGCGTGGCTGTTCGGGCATGGCGGCCGGAACTTTCCCGATCTGATCCTCGAGAAAGCCCGGCGCGGAGAGAAGCTTTCGGTGGTGAACGATCAGACCGGATCGCCGACCTGGACGCGCGCCCTGGCGCCCGCATTGGTGCGACTCGTCGCCACCGGTCAGCTGGGAACGTTCCACTGCACGTGTTCGGGCCAGTGCAACTGGTTCCAGCTCGCCGTGCACCTGGTGGAGCGCGAGGGTCTGGACGTGCCGGTGCAGGCGATCGCCAGCGAGTCTCTCGGGCCGCCGACGCGGCCCGCCTTCTCCGTGCTCGACAACCGACGCTATGAAGAGGCGACGGGCGACCGCATGCCGTGCTGGAAGGAATCGATCGACGCCTATCTCGATTCGCGCAGCGCCGATCACGCCATCGGGGAGGGAACGTGA
- a CDS encoding glucose-1-phosphate thymidylyltransferase → MKALVLAGGRGTRLRPITHTSAKQLVPVANKPVLFYGLEAIRAAGILEVGIVVGDPREMLQPDHRTGERTTVMVNSQAEIRAAVGDGSAFGLEVTYIEQEAPLGLAHAVKISEDFMGDHPFVMYLGDNLIKDGITPFVREFEAERPDAQILLAHVRNPSEFGVAELEGDHVVRLEEKPAHPRSDLALVGVYLFSRCVFDAVRAIRPSKRGELEITDAIQQLISSGKRVRSHVIEGWWKDTGKVEDMLEGNRMMLGALESRIEGTVDAATAIEGMVRIGKGATVERSRLRGPLVIGEGARVSDAYIGPFTSLGPGVELRGCEIEHSIVLEKSRLLSVPVRIESSLIGKEAVITASEARPRAHRLMIGDSSRVELA, encoded by the coding sequence ATGAAGGCGCTGGTGCTGGCCGGCGGCCGCGGAACCCGCCTGCGCCCGATCACTCATACCAGCGCCAAGCAGCTCGTCCCGGTGGCGAACAAGCCGGTGCTCTTCTACGGGCTCGAGGCCATCCGCGCTGCCGGCATCCTCGAGGTCGGCATCGTGGTCGGCGATCCGCGCGAGATGCTGCAGCCCGATCATCGCACCGGCGAGCGCACGACCGTGATGGTCAACAGCCAGGCCGAGATCCGCGCGGCGGTCGGCGACGGCTCGGCATTCGGCCTCGAGGTGACCTACATCGAGCAGGAGGCGCCGCTCGGGCTCGCACACGCGGTCAAGATCTCGGAAGACTTCATGGGTGACCATCCGTTCGTGATGTACCTCGGCGACAACCTGATCAAGGACGGCATCACGCCCTTCGTGCGCGAGTTCGAAGCCGAACGGCCCGACGCGCAGATCCTGCTGGCGCACGTCCGGAACCCGAGCGAGTTCGGCGTCGCGGAGCTCGAGGGGGATCACGTGGTGCGGCTGGAGGAGAAGCCGGCCCATCCCCGCAGCGATCTGGCGCTCGTCGGCGTCTACCTGTTCAGCCGCTGCGTGTTCGACGCCGTGCGTGCGATCCGGCCCTCGAAGCGCGGCGAGCTGGAGATCACCGATGCCATCCAGCAGCTCATCTCTTCCGGCAAGCGCGTGCGCTCGCACGTGATCGAAGGATGGTGGAAGGACACGGGCAAGGTCGAGGACATGCTGGAAGGGAATCGCATGATGCTCGGCGCGCTCGAGTCCAGGATCGAAGGCACGGTCGACGCCGCGACCGCCATCGAGGGCATGGTGCGCATCGGCAAGGGAGCGACGGTCGAGCGCTCGCGGCTGCGCGGCCCGCTCGTGATCGGCGAAGGCGCCCGGGTGTCGGACGCCTACATCGGCCCGTTCACGTCGCTGGGCCCTGGCGTCGAGCTTCGTGGCTGCGAGATCGAGCACTCGATCGTGCTCGAGAAGAGCCGGCTGCTCTCGGTGCCGGTGCGCATCGAGTCGAGCCTCATCGGCAAGGAGGCCGTGATCACCGCGAGCGAGGCCCGGCCGCGCGCTCACCGGCTCATGATCGGCGATTCGAGCCGGGTGGAGCTGGCGTGA
- a CDS encoding decaprenyl-phosphate phosphoribosyltransferase, giving the protein MIGALIEALRPRQWTKNLLVFAGVLFSRQIGDLSLVLRALEGFLAFSLVASASYLWNDLRDLEADRQHPRKRLRAIASGRLPVAVARIAAPLVLAAGVLLAWRLGMGFVGVLAGYLILNLAYTAFLKRQVLLDVFTISVGFVMRAIAGVELLLPVAPDTELSPWLLVCTFFGALFLALSKRRRELAGAGDHASRQREVLESYTPQLLDGLLMVTAASSTMGYALYTIWPGTVAKFGTEALLYTVPFVAYGIFRYLYLVGVSDRTEDPSHVLLTDRPLAVCILGYLAAVLIILYGRW; this is encoded by the coding sequence GTGATCGGAGCTCTGATCGAGGCGCTGCGCCCGCGCCAGTGGACCAAGAACCTCCTGGTGTTCGCCGGCGTCCTGTTCTCGCGACAGATCGGAGATCTCTCGCTGGTTCTGCGCGCGCTCGAAGGGTTCCTCGCCTTCTCCCTCGTGGCCAGTGCCAGCTACCTGTGGAACGACCTGCGCGACCTCGAGGCGGATCGCCAGCATCCCAGGAAGCGGCTGCGCGCGATCGCTTCGGGCCGGCTTCCGGTCGCGGTGGCGAGGATCGCCGCACCGCTCGTGCTGGCGGCCGGTGTTCTGCTCGCGTGGAGGCTGGGGATGGGGTTCGTCGGCGTGCTGGCGGGATACCTCATCCTCAACCTGGCCTACACCGCGTTTCTCAAGCGTCAGGTCCTGCTCGACGTCTTCACGATCTCCGTGGGGTTCGTCATGCGCGCGATCGCCGGAGTGGAGCTGCTGTTGCCGGTGGCCCCGGATACCGAGCTCTCGCCATGGCTCCTGGTCTGCACCTTCTTCGGCGCGTTGTTCCTCGCGCTCTCCAAGCGTCGCCGCGAGCTGGCCGGCGCCGGAGATCACGCATCACGCCAGCGCGAGGTGCTCGAGTCGTATACGCCTCAACTGCTCGACGGTCTGCTGATGGTGACCGCGGCGTCCAGCACGATGGGTTACGCGCTCTACACCATCTGGCCGGGAACGGTCGCGAAGTTCGGCACCGAAGCGCTCCTCTACACCGTGCCCTTCGTCGCCTACGGAATCTTCCGCTACCTGTACCTGGTGGGCGTCTCGGACCGGACCGAGGACCCGTCTCACGTGCTGCTCACCGACCGGCCGCTGGCCGTGTGCATCCTCGGCTACCTGGCCGCCGTCCTGATCATCCTCTACGGCCGATGGTGA
- a CDS encoding D-sedoheptulose 7-phosphate isomerase, with the protein MRKSRRPAQNGPLERAVRAVLKDASRSMARVERGTARPIAAAAEALIACFEGGGTVFFCGNGGSAADAQHLACEFAGRYLIDRPGLPAVALSTNTSSLTSIGNDFGFDVVFSRQLEGLGTPGDVLVALTTSGGSPNVLRAVETAHGLGMIVIGFTGLKGKSFAARCDHALVTPHTLTPRVQEGHIAMGHALCQVVERALFPEPPRRKGRAR; encoded by the coding sequence GTGAGAAAGAGTCGAAGGCCCGCCCAGAACGGACCGCTCGAGCGAGCCGTCCGCGCGGTCCTCAAGGACGCGAGCCGGTCCATGGCGCGTGTCGAGCGCGGCACGGCGCGCCCGATCGCCGCGGCGGCCGAGGCGCTGATCGCCTGCTTCGAAGGCGGCGGCACCGTCTTCTTCTGCGGCAACGGGGGCAGCGCGGCGGATGCGCAACACCTCGCATGCGAGTTCGCCGGGCGTTATCTGATCGACCGCCCCGGATTGCCCGCGGTCGCGCTCTCCACCAACACCTCGAGCCTCACCTCGATCGGCAACGACTTCGGCTTCGACGTGGTGTTCTCGCGGCAGCTCGAAGGCCTGGGGACGCCCGGCGACGTGCTGGTGGCGCTGACCACGAGCGGCGGCTCGCCCAACGTGCTGCGCGCGGTGGAGACGGCGCATGGTCTCGGCATGATCGTGATCGGGTTCACCGGTCTCAAGGGGAAGTCCTTCGCCGCGAGGTGCGACCATGCGCTCGTGACGCCGCACACGCTGACCCCGCGGGTCCAGGAGGGCCATATCGCGATGGGCCATGCGCTGTGCCAGGTGGTGGAAAGGGCTCTGTTCCCCGAGCCGCCTCGCCGCAAGGGACGCGCGCGGTGA